A window from Ignavibacteriota bacterium encodes these proteins:
- the rpmI gene encoding 50S ribosomal protein L35: MPKMKSNRGAAKTFRKTGSGKIKRNKAFKSHILTKKSTKTKRGLRKATLVSDADFKRVKTMLQ, translated from the coding sequence ATGCCCAAAATGAAAAGTAATAGAGGAGCTGCTAAAACTTTTAGAAAAACCGGTTCCGGCAAAATTAAAAGAAATAAAGCTTTTAAATCTCATATTCTTACCAAAAAAAGTACAAAAACTAAACGAGGTTTAAGAAAAGCTACACTTGTTTCTGATGCTGATTTCAAACGCGTAAAAACAATGTTACAATAA
- the pheS gene encoding phenylalanine--tRNA ligase subunit alpha produces MKEKIEQIKQEFLQDSNNISDSSSLENLRIKYFSRNGIYAQLFEEFKTLSKDEKPKYGKVLNEEKNIAQNIFDELKNKIDANNQSHKNQIDLTLPGREKEIGTLHVLTQTLNEIKSIFKGLGFSVYTGPEIESDENNFEMLNFPDDHPARDMQDTYFITESFLLRTHTSPVQVRLMKNSKPPFRAIMPGRVYRNEAISAKSYCLFHQVEGLVIDTDITFAELKGTLVYFAKQLFGEDVKYRFRASFFPFTEPSAEVDIWWQPKGKEGKWLEILGCGMVDPNVLENLTIDSEKYIGYAFGMGIERMAMLKYGIDDIRLFYDNDKRFLNQFK; encoded by the coding sequence ATGAAAGAAAAAATTGAACAAATAAAACAAGAATTTTTACAAGATTCTAATAATATCTCTGATTCTTCATCACTTGAAAATCTTAGAATAAAATATTTTTCCCGTAATGGAATTTATGCTCAACTTTTTGAAGAATTCAAAACTTTATCAAAAGATGAAAAACCTAAATATGGTAAAGTTTTAAATGAAGAGAAAAATATTGCTCAAAATATTTTTGATGAATTAAAAAATAAAATTGATGCAAATAATCAATCGCATAAAAATCAAATTGATTTAACACTTCCGGGAAGAGAAAAAGAAATTGGAACTCTCCACGTTTTAACCCAAACTTTAAATGAAATAAAATCAATATTTAAAGGATTGGGTTTTTCCGTTTATACCGGACCAGAAATTGAATCAGATGAAAATAATTTTGAAATGCTGAATTTCCCGGATGATCATCCAGCGAGAGATATGCAAGATACATATTTTATTACTGAATCATTTTTATTACGCACACACACATCGCCGGTTCAAGTTAGATTAATGAAAAATAGCAAACCGCCGTTTCGTGCAATAATGCCGGGCAGAGTTTATAGAAATGAAGCAATTAGCGCAAAAAGTTACTGCTTGTTTCATCAAGTTGAAGGATTAGTAATTGATACTGATATTACATTTGCAGAATTAAAAGGAACATTAGTTTATTTTGCAAAACAACTTTTTGGCGAAGATGTAAAATATAGATTTAGAGCGAGTTTTTTTCCGTTTACTGAACCAAGTGCAGAAGTTGATATTTGGTGGCAGCCGAAAGGTAAAGAAGGGAAATGGCTTGAAATTCTTGGCTGTGGAATGGTTGATCCAAATGTTTTGGAAAATTTAACTATAGATTCTGAAAAATATATTGGTTATGCGTTCGGAATGGGAATTGAAAGAATGGCTATGCTAAAATATGGAATTGATGATATTAGACTTTTCTACGATAACGATAAAAGATTTTTAAATCAATTTAAATAG
- a CDS encoding translation initiation factor IF-3, which yields MRVNEEIRHPEVRLLGPDNQQLGIYTSFNALKKAQEQGLDLIEIAPQAKPPVCKIIDFGKYQYELQKKEKIQKKKQHVTVLKEIRLHPNTDTHDFDFKSRHAEKFLSEGNKVKVSVIFKGRELAYKDHGKELLVKFIESLSEVSTVEHEIKFEGKAMHAILQPKKIKSKKTK from the coding sequence CTGCGAGTTAATGAAGAAATAAGACATCCGGAAGTAAGATTGCTTGGACCGGATAACCAGCAATTAGGAATTTATACTTCATTTAATGCATTAAAAAAAGCTCAAGAACAAGGTTTGGATTTAATTGAAATTGCTCCTCAAGCAAAACCACCGGTTTGTAAAATTATTGATTTTGGAAAATATCAATATGAATTGCAAAAAAAGGAGAAAATTCAAAAGAAAAAACAACATGTTACTGTACTCAAAGAAATAAGATTACACCCAAATACAGATACACATGATTTTGATTTTAAATCCCGACACGCAGAAAAATTTCTTAGCGAAGGAAATAAAGTTAAAGTTTCCGTTATTTTTAAAGGAAGAGAACTTGCTTATAAAGATCATGGAAAAGAATTATTAGTTAAGTTTATTGAAAGTTTAAGCGAAGTTTCAACAGTTGAACATGAGATTAAGTTTGAAGGAAAAGCAATGCACGCAATTCTTCAACCAAAAAAAATAAAAAGTAAAAAGACAAAATAA
- the rplT gene encoding 50S ribosomal protein L20, with protein sequence MPKAKNNVASRARRRKLLKLAKGYWGSRSKVYTVAKHSVEKGLQFAYRDRKSKKRIFRSLWIVRINAAARLNGTTYSRLINAMSEKGIDINRKILASLAVENPNAFADIVKFVTA encoded by the coding sequence ATGCCTAAAGCAAAAAATAACGTTGCCTCACGTGCACGTAGAAGAAAATTATTAAAACTTGCAAAAGGTTACTGGGGTTCAAGAAGTAAAGTTTATACCGTTGCAAAACATTCCGTTGAAAAAGGTCTTCAATTTGCGTACAGAGATAGAAAAAGTAAAAAGAGAATTTTCAGAAGCTTATGGATAGTTAGAATTAATGCTGCTGCAAGATTGAATGGAACAACATATTCACGTTTAATAAACGCAATGAGTGAAAAAGGAATTGATATAAACAGAAAAATTCTTGCAAGTTTAGCAGTTGAAAATCCTAATGCCTTTGCTGATATTGTAAAATTCGTTACTGCTTAA